One genomic region from Proteus vulgaris encodes:
- a CDS encoding PDDEXK nuclease domain-containing protein, translating to MNETNIPIIHISLLDDIRKLLNQGRKQSTQAVNSIMVQTYWEIGRLIVEDEQHGETRAEFGKAVLKSLSTELTKEFGKGFDTSNLRYMRQFYLTFPICDAVRHELSWTHYRTLLRLKNEQARQWYINEAIVQSWSARALERQINTLYYERLLSTQGKQQNILPVLIEEQQKIAELTTSVKDYLRDPYIFDFLGLPSIALQENKLEQALIDNLKEFLLELGKGFAFVERQQRINTDDGDYYIDLVFYNFHLKCFLLIDLKMHKLTHQDVGQMDMYVRMYEEKKRRSDDNPTIGLILCTEKNHTVAKYSILNESKQLFASKYILALPSETELIEKLEQERQRLLKQKN from the coding sequence GTGAATGAAACAAACATACCAATAATACATATTTCTTTACTTGATGATATCCGAAAGCTCCTTAACCAAGGTAGAAAACAATCCACACAAGCCGTCAACAGTATAATGGTTCAAACCTATTGGGAAATCGGGCGTTTGATTGTTGAAGATGAGCAACATGGAGAAACTCGAGCTGAATTTGGTAAAGCCGTATTAAAATCATTATCTACTGAATTAACCAAAGAATTTGGAAAAGGATTTGATACTTCAAACCTTCGGTATATGCGACAATTTTATCTTACATTTCCAATTTGTGACGCAGTGCGTCACGAATTAAGTTGGACACATTACAGGACATTACTTCGCCTAAAAAACGAACAGGCTCGTCAATGGTATATTAATGAAGCAATAGTGCAATCCTGGTCAGCTCGTGCATTAGAGAGACAAATAAATACTCTGTACTACGAACGACTACTCTCAACTCAAGGAAAGCAACAAAACATTTTGCCTGTTTTAATCGAAGAACAACAGAAAATAGCTGAACTTACAACATCAGTTAAAGATTACTTACGTGATCCATATATTTTCGATTTTCTAGGTCTACCTAGTATTGCTTTACAAGAAAATAAATTAGAACAAGCCTTAATTGATAATCTAAAAGAATTCTTACTTGAACTTGGTAAAGGATTTGCTTTTGTAGAACGTCAACAACGCATTAATACCGATGATGGTGACTACTATATTGATCTAGTATTTTATAATTTTCACTTAAAATGCTTCCTATTAATTGACTTAAAAATGCATAAACTCACTCATCAAGATGTGGGTCAAATGGATATGTATGTGCGAATGTATGAAGAAAAAAAACGTCGTAGTGATGATAATCCTACTATTGGCCTCATTCTTTGCACTGAGAAGAATCATACTGTAGCCAAATATTCAATTCTTAATGAAAGTAAGCAATTATTTGCATCAAAGTACATACTAGCATTACCGAGTGAAACGGAGTTGATTGAGAAATTAGAACAAGAACGTCAAAGATTGCTTAAACAAAAAAACTAG
- a CDS encoding porin, whose translation MMKRNLLAVVIPALMFAGAANAAEMYNKDGNKVDIYGKVDVRHYFANSDRDRGQESGDASRARIGFKGETQINKDLVGFGRFEYEIRTNKAEGDTDSRARFAYAGFKFADFGSVDYGRNYGVIYDTNAWTDVLPLWGGDSMSQTDNFMTGRTTGVLTYRNTDMFGYVDGLNFALQYQGKNNSETNNDRTEIKKQNGDGFGFSTAYNLGWGVTLGGGYSNAARTAEQKLSTAKGERAEAWNFGGKFAANNVYLAAMYGETRNMTGFKGNIANKTQNIELTAQYDFADLGLKPSLGYVQSKGKDLDVNGVNDEDLVKYISVGSFYKFNKNMTAVVDYKINLIKSDNKLGINDDNVVGLGLTYQF comes from the coding sequence ATGATGAAGCGCAATCTTCTTGCAGTGGTAATCCCAGCTTTAATGTTTGCTGGTGCAGCAAACGCAGCTGAAATGTACAACAAAGACGGCAACAAAGTAGACATCTACGGTAAAGTTGACGTTCGTCATTACTTCGCTAACTCTGATAGAGATCGCGGTCAAGAAAGCGGTGACGCTTCTCGTGCTCGTATCGGTTTCAAAGGCGAAACTCAAATCAATAAAGATTTAGTTGGTTTCGGTCGTTTCGAATACGAAATCCGTACTAACAAAGCTGAAGGCGACACTGATTCACGTGCTCGTTTCGCTTACGCTGGTTTTAAATTCGCTGACTTTGGTTCAGTAGACTACGGTCGTAACTACGGTGTAATTTACGACACCAACGCATGGACAGACGTTCTGCCTTTATGGGGCGGCGACTCTATGTCACAAACTGACAACTTCATGACTGGCCGTACTACTGGCGTTCTGACTTACCGTAACACTGATATGTTCGGTTACGTTGATGGCCTGAACTTTGCTCTGCAATATCAAGGCAAAAACAACTCAGAAACTAACAACGACCGTACTGAAATCAAAAAACAGAATGGCGACGGCTTCGGTTTCTCTACAGCTTATAACTTAGGCTGGGGTGTAACTCTGGGTGGTGGTTATTCTAACGCTGCTCGTACTGCAGAACAAAAGTTAAGCACAGCTAAAGGTGAACGTGCAGAAGCATGGAACTTTGGTGGTAAATTTGCAGCTAACAATGTTTACTTAGCAGCTATGTACGGTGAAACTCGTAACATGACTGGTTTCAAAGGCAACATTGCTAACAAAACTCAAAACATCGAGTTAACTGCACAGTACGATTTCGCTGACTTAGGTCTGAAACCATCTTTAGGTTACGTTCAATCTAAAGGTAAAGACTTAGATGTTAACGGCGTAAACGACGAAGATTTAGTTAAATATATCTCTGTAGGTTCTTTCTACAAATTTAACAAAAATATGACTGCAGTTGTTGATTACAAAATCAACCTGATCAAATCTGATAATAAACTGGGCATCAACGACGACAACGTAGTTGGTTTAGGTCTGACTTATCAGTTCTAA
- the pepN gene encoding aminopeptidase N, which translates to MTQQRIAKFRKDYRAPDYTITDLHLDFILDKENTQVTAISQCKRLNSDATALVLDGEDLTLKSIAVNDVAWTHYKEENGKLIIEQLPEQFTLKIVNEINPSANTALEGLYVSGDALCTQCEAEGFRHITYYLDRPDVLARYTTTITADKKQYPYLLSNGNRIAQGELDDGRHWVTWEDPHPKPSYLFAVVAGDFDVLRDTFTTKSGREVALELFVDKGNLDRADWAMTSLKNAMAWDQSRFNLEYDLDIYMIVAVDFFNMGAMENKGLNVFNSKYVLAKSETATDKDYLGIESVIGHEYFHNWTGNRITCRDWFQLSLKEGLTVFRDQEFSSDLGSRSVNRINNVRVMRTAQFAEDASPMAHPIRPDSVIEMNNFYTLTVYEKGSEVIRMIHTLLGEEQFQAGIQMYIHRHDGSAATCDDFIQAMEDASNVDLTLFRRWYSQSGTPQLTVRDSYDANKKQYTLTVSQMTPPTADQTEKQPLHIPLDIELYDSKGNVIPLRSQGQTISNVLNVVREEQQFIFDDVPEQPIPSLLREFSAPVKLDYPFTDEQLSFLMKYARNAFSRWDAAQALLGRYIKENVARVQKGETCILPEMVVDAFRAVLLDKDIDPALAALILTLPTDVEAGESFSIIDPVAIHKALGFIRKTLATEMADEFSAVYHSMHMGAYRVNHDDIAKRDLRNVCLGYLAVENEQTGNKLVDMQYHNSDNMTDALAALNAAVMAQLPCKDALLQEFDDKWHQDGLVMDKWFSLQAMSPATDVLQKVRSLLSHRSFTLANPNRTRALIGAFVNNNPVAFHAEDGSGYLLLTEILTDLNSRNPQVASRLIEPFIRLKRYDATRQEKMRTELLKLKELENLSGDLYEKITKALAD; encoded by the coding sequence ATGACACAACAAAGAATCGCGAAATTTCGCAAAGATTATCGTGCCCCTGACTACACAATCACCGATTTACATCTTGATTTTATCTTAGATAAAGAAAATACCCAGGTTACAGCGATAAGCCAATGTAAACGCCTAAACTCAGATGCAACAGCACTAGTGTTAGATGGTGAAGACTTAACATTAAAATCAATTGCAGTAAATGATGTTGCTTGGACACACTATAAAGAAGAAAACGGCAAACTCATCATTGAACAACTGCCAGAACAATTTACGTTAAAAATTGTTAACGAGATTAATCCATCAGCTAATACAGCATTAGAAGGGCTGTATGTTTCTGGTGATGCATTATGTACACAGTGCGAAGCTGAAGGCTTCCGCCATATTACCTACTATTTAGATAGACCGGATGTATTAGCGCGTTACACCACAACAATTACGGCAGATAAAAAACAATATCCTTATTTATTGTCAAATGGTAACCGTATTGCGCAAGGTGAACTTGATGATGGTCGTCATTGGGTAACATGGGAAGATCCACATCCAAAACCAAGTTATTTATTTGCAGTGGTGGCAGGTGACTTTGATGTATTACGAGATACTTTTACCACCAAAAGCGGTCGTGAAGTTGCTTTAGAGCTTTTTGTTGATAAAGGTAATTTAGATCGTGCAGATTGGGCAATGACATCATTGAAAAATGCGATGGCATGGGATCAATCTCGCTTTAATTTAGAATACGATCTTGATATCTATATGATAGTCGCCGTTGACTTCTTTAATATGGGGGCGATGGAGAATAAAGGGCTGAATGTCTTTAATTCTAAATATGTGCTGGCAAAAAGTGAAACGGCAACTGACAAAGATTACTTAGGCATTGAGTCTGTTATTGGTCATGAATATTTCCATAACTGGACGGGGAACCGCATCACTTGCCGTGATTGGTTCCAATTAAGCCTAAAAGAAGGTTTAACCGTTTTCCGTGATCAAGAATTTAGCTCTGACTTAGGCTCTCGCTCTGTTAATCGTATCAATAATGTACGAGTGATGCGTACCGCACAGTTTGCAGAAGATGCAAGCCCTATGGCACATCCAATTCGTCCTGATAGCGTGATCGAAATGAACAACTTCTATACTTTAACCGTATATGAAAAAGGTTCAGAAGTGATCCGAATGATCCACACTTTATTAGGTGAAGAGCAATTCCAAGCTGGCATTCAAATGTATATTCATCGCCACGATGGTAGTGCTGCAACTTGTGATGATTTTATTCAAGCAATGGAAGATGCCTCTAATGTTGATCTGACTTTATTCCGCCGTTGGTATAGCCAATCAGGCACGCCACAACTGACAGTTCGTGATAGTTATGATGCTAATAAAAAGCAATACACTTTAACTGTTAGTCAAATGACGCCACCAACAGCAGATCAAACTGAAAAACAGCCATTACATATTCCATTAGATATTGAATTGTATGATAGCAAAGGCAATGTGATCCCACTGCGTTCACAAGGTCAAACTATTTCTAATGTATTAAATGTGGTACGTGAAGAGCAGCAGTTTATCTTTGACGATGTACCAGAACAACCGATCCCATCTTTATTACGTGAGTTCTCTGCGCCTGTAAAACTTGATTATCCATTTACAGATGAGCAACTCTCTTTCCTAATGAAATATGCACGTAATGCATTTTCACGTTGGGATGCAGCTCAAGCATTATTAGGTCGCTATATAAAAGAAAATGTTGCCCGAGTTCAAAAAGGCGAAACCTGTATTCTTCCTGAAATGGTGGTTGATGCTTTCCGTGCAGTATTACTTGATAAAGATATTGATCCTGCATTAGCTGCACTTATTCTGACATTACCAACAGATGTTGAAGCGGGTGAATCATTTAGTATTATTGATCCTGTTGCCATCCATAAAGCGCTTGGTTTTATTCGTAAAACACTCGCAACTGAAATGGCCGATGAATTTTCTGCTGTTTATCATTCAATGCATATGGGTGCTTATCGTGTTAATCATGATGATATTGCAAAACGTGATTTACGCAATGTTTGCTTAGGTTATTTAGCAGTTGAAAATGAGCAAACAGGTAACAAACTTGTTGATATGCAATATCACAACAGTGATAACATGACCGATGCACTTGCCGCACTTAATGCCGCAGTAATGGCTCAGTTACCTTGTAAAGATGCGCTATTACAAGAATTTGATGATAAATGGCATCAAGACGGTTTAGTGATGGATAAATGGTTTAGTTTACAAGCCATGAGCCCAGCAACAGATGTGTTACAGAAAGTCCGTAGTCTGTTATCTCATCGCTCATTTACACTTGCAAACCCAAATCGTACTCGTGCGTTAATTGGTGCATTTGTAAATAATAACCCAGTCGCTTTCCACGCTGAAGATGGTTCTGGTTACTTATTATTGACAGAAATTCTGACTGATTTAAATAGCCGTAATCCACAAGTTGCATCACGCCTTATCGAGCCGTTTATTCGTCTCAAACGTTATGATGCAACACGCCAAGAAAAAATGCGTACAGAGTTATTAAAACTGAAAGAACTTGAGAATTTATCAGGTGATTTATATGAGAAAATCACCAAAGCGTTAGCTGATTAA
- a CDS encoding YcbX family protein, giving the protein MINVSRLYIHPVKSMKGIRLSHAFARESGFTFDRDFMITTPEGTFITARKFPVLLCFIPTVMANGIYIQAPDGEGIAITYQDFETTLQPTEVWGNHFTAYVAPDEINQWFSRYLKMDVQLRWTGEKSTRRVKKNPETAVSFADGYPYLLINEASFQYLQQRCPASINIEQFRGNILITGAKPFEEDTWQTIRVGSVVMDLMKPCSRCIMTTISIDKGVKHPNTEPLATLQTFRSDETGDVDFGQNVIIRQTGIIRVGDTVEVLAYKEAKQYLVTAPVETQSAPIIENTQERTVSIEFNGEVFEGNNQEVLLEQLENNGYTIPYSCRAGLCGSCVIQLDEGDVNALKAGAIKRSGKILACSCIPSGNVKLSLNRK; this is encoded by the coding sequence ATGATCAACGTTTCACGCCTTTATATACACCCAGTTAAATCAATGAAGGGAATTCGACTTTCTCATGCATTTGCTCGTGAGAGCGGATTCACGTTTGATCGCGATTTTATGATAACCACCCCAGAAGGGACTTTTATCACGGCACGAAAATTTCCCGTTTTGCTGTGTTTTATTCCCACTGTCATGGCAAATGGTATCTATATTCAAGCACCCGATGGTGAAGGTATTGCTATCACCTATCAAGATTTTGAGACCACATTGCAACCGACAGAAGTTTGGGGCAACCATTTTACCGCGTATGTGGCTCCAGATGAAATAAATCAGTGGTTCAGTCGTTATTTAAAAATGGATGTTCAACTTCGTTGGACTGGCGAAAAATCGACACGCCGAGTGAAAAAAAATCCAGAAACCGCTGTTTCTTTCGCTGATGGCTACCCTTACTTATTAATTAATGAAGCCTCATTTCAATACTTACAACAGCGTTGCCCTGCTTCAATTAATATTGAGCAATTTCGAGGGAATATCCTCATAACAGGTGCAAAGCCTTTTGAAGAAGATACTTGGCAGACTATTCGTGTTGGCTCTGTTGTGATGGATCTGATGAAACCTTGTAGCCGTTGTATCATGACCACAATTAGTATCGATAAAGGCGTGAAACATCCTAACACAGAACCACTCGCAACACTGCAAACATTCCGTAGTGATGAAACGGGTGATGTCGATTTTGGTCAAAATGTCATCATTCGTCAAACTGGTATTATTCGTGTAGGAGATACTGTTGAAGTATTAGCTTATAAAGAAGCAAAACAGTATCTTGTAACAGCCCCTGTTGAAACACAATCAGCACCTATCATTGAAAACACACAAGAACGGACTGTCAGCATTGAATTTAATGGCGAGGTTTTCGAAGGTAATAACCAAGAAGTTCTGTTAGAACAACTTGAAAATAATGGTTATACCATTCCTTATAGTTGCCGAGCTGGCCTTTGTGGCTCTTGTGTTATCCAATTAGATGAAGGTGATGTTAATGCATTAAAAGCTGGCGCAATTAAACGCTCAGGTAAAATCTTAGCCTGTAGCTGTATTCCTAGCGGTAATGTGAAACTTTCGCTTAATAGAAAATAA
- the asnS gene encoding asparagine--tRNA ligase: MIVAPVVDVLQGRIAVGEDVTVRGWVRTRRDSKAGISFLTVYDGSCFNPVQAIINNNLPNYQDEVLHLTTGCSVVVTGKIVESPGQGQNFEIHATNVVVVGMVDDPETYPMAAKRHSIEYLREVAHLRPRTNLIGAVARVRHTLAQALHRFFDEQGFFWVSTPLITAADTEGAGEMFRVSTLDMNNLPRTDKGEVDFSEDFFGREAFLTVSGQLNGETYASALSKVYTFGPTFRAENSNTSRHLAEFWMVEPEVAFADLNDIAALAEKMLKYTFAAVLAERKDDMEFFAQRVDKDAISRLENFITSDFAQIDYTDAVTVLENCGEKFENPVYWGVDLSSEHERYLAEKHFKAPVVVKNYPKDIKAFYMRMNEDGKTVAAMDVLAPGIGEIIGGSQREERLDMFDKRLDEMGMSKEDYWWYRDLRRYGTVPHSGFGLGFERLVAYVTGVANVREVIPFPRTPRNADF, translated from the coding sequence ATGATCGTTGCGCCTGTAGTCGACGTACTGCAAGGCCGTATCGCGGTTGGCGAAGACGTCACCGTTCGCGGTTGGGTACGTACAAGAAGAGATTCAAAAGCTGGTATCTCATTTCTTACCGTCTATGACGGTTCCTGCTTTAATCCAGTACAGGCCATCATTAATAATAATTTACCGAATTATCAAGATGAAGTGCTGCACTTAACCACAGGCTGTTCTGTGGTAGTCACCGGTAAAATTGTTGAATCTCCGGGCCAGGGACAGAACTTTGAAATTCATGCCACCAATGTTGTTGTGGTAGGAATGGTCGATGATCCGGAAACTTATCCGATGGCCGCCAAACGTCATAGTATTGAGTACCTACGTGAAGTTGCTCACCTACGTCCTCGTACTAACTTAATTGGTGCAGTTGCTCGTGTTCGTCACACATTAGCACAAGCACTACATCGTTTCTTCGATGAACAAGGCTTCTTCTGGGTTTCTACGCCACTGATCACAGCAGCTGATACAGAAGGTGCAGGTGAGATGTTCCGTGTCTCTACATTAGATATGAACAATCTGCCACGCACAGATAAAGGCGAAGTCGATTTCAGTGAAGACTTTTTTGGCCGTGAAGCGTTTTTAACTGTTTCTGGTCAGCTAAATGGTGAAACTTACGCTTCTGCATTAAGCAAAGTGTATACTTTCGGTCCAACATTCCGTGCTGAAAACTCAAATACCAGCCGTCACCTCGCTGAATTCTGGATGGTTGAGCCTGAAGTGGCATTTGCTGATCTTAACGATATCGCAGCCCTTGCTGAGAAAATGTTGAAATACACCTTTGCAGCAGTGTTAGCAGAGCGTAAAGATGATATGGAGTTCTTTGCACAACGTGTCGATAAAGACGCTATCTCACGCTTAGAAAACTTTATCACCTCTGATTTTGCTCAAATCGATTATACCGATGCAGTCACTGTGCTTGAAAACTGTGGTGAGAAATTTGAAAACCCAGTTTATTGGGGTGTTGACCTCTCTTCTGAGCATGAGCGTTATCTTGCAGAGAAACACTTTAAAGCACCTGTTGTTGTGAAAAACTACCCGAAAGATATCAAAGCATTCTATATGCGTATGAATGAAGACGGTAAAACAGTTGCAGCAATGGACGTATTAGCACCGGGAATTGGTGAAATCATCGGTGGTTCTCAACGTGAAGAACGTTTAGATATGTTTGATAAACGTTTAGACGAAATGGGAATGAGCAAAGAAGACTACTGGTGGTATCGCGACCTGCGTCGTTATGGCACCGTGCCTCATTCAGGATTTGGTTTAGGTTTTGAACGTTTAGTTGCTTATGTGACCGGCGTCGCAAACGTTCGTGAAGTTATTCCATTCCCACGTACACCAAGAAATGCAGATTTTTAA
- the pncB gene encoding nicotinate phosphoribosyltransferase codes for MILDATPIITSLLDTDAYKLHMQQAVYHHYSDIPVVAEFRCRSDERLGEYATTLRHQVNMMADLSLTNEEFNYLQSLPFFKNDYLQWFKHFRFKPEQVQISATPENQLTIRITGPWREVILWEVPLLALVSEIVHRVRSPQITPDDAVNQLRKLIDIFYRDAAEQQIDLADFKLMDFGTRRRFSYDVQCAIVDELKNHFPYLIGTSNYHFAERMQLAPVGTQAHEWFQAHQQISPELANSQRAALQSWLDEYPDQLGIALTDCITMDAFLRDFDKTFAESYQGLRHDSGDPIEWGEKAIAHYEKLGIDPMSKVLVFSDSLDFQKALVLYKHFHKRIRLIFGIGTRLTCNIPEITPLNIVIKLVECNGKPVAKLSDSPGKTICDDNDFVDKLRKAFDVPLVKQAC; via the coding sequence ATGATTTTAGACGCTACACCGATTATTACATCACTGTTGGATACCGATGCATACAAGCTCCACATGCAACAAGCGGTTTACCACCATTATAGTGATATTCCTGTCGTTGCTGAGTTCCGCTGCCGGAGTGATGAACGTCTAGGTGAATATGCAACAACCTTACGCCATCAAGTTAATATGATGGCAGACCTGTCATTAACGAATGAAGAATTTAACTATCTTCAGAGTCTCCCCTTTTTCAAAAATGACTATCTGCAATGGTTCAAGCATTTTCGCTTTAAACCAGAACAAGTCCAAATTTCAGCGACACCTGAAAACCAACTGACGATCAGAATAACAGGCCCTTGGCGCGAAGTTATTTTATGGGAAGTTCCGTTGTTGGCTTTAGTGAGTGAAATTGTACATCGTGTCCGCTCGCCTCAAATCACACCAGATGATGCAGTTAATCAGCTACGTAAATTAATTGATATCTTCTACCGTGATGCTGCTGAGCAACAGATTGACTTAGCTGATTTTAAGTTGATGGATTTTGGTACTCGCCGCCGTTTTTCTTATGATGTGCAGTGTGCCATTGTGGATGAGCTGAAAAATCATTTTCCTTATCTTATTGGTACAAGTAATTATCATTTCGCTGAACGGATGCAATTAGCCCCAGTGGGAACACAAGCTCACGAGTGGTTTCAGGCTCATCAACAGATTAGCCCTGAACTGGCAAATAGTCAGCGTGCCGCCTTGCAGTCTTGGTTAGATGAATACCCTGATCAATTAGGTATCGCATTAACAGATTGCATTACAATGGATGCGTTTTTGCGTGATTTTGATAAAACCTTTGCAGAGAGCTATCAAGGTTTACGTCACGACTCTGGCGATCCTATTGAATGGGGTGAAAAAGCGATCGCGCATTATGAAAAATTGGGCATTGATCCAATGAGTAAAGTATTAGTCTTTTCTGATAGTCTTGATTTTCAAAAAGCGCTGGTACTTTATAAACATTTCCATAAGCGTATTCGTTTAATCTTTGGTATTGGTACTCGACTCACTTGCAACATTCCTGAAATCACACCTCTTAATATTGTGATTAAGCTGGTGGAATGTAATGGTAAGCCAGTTGCTAAATTATCAGATAGCCCAGGTAAAACCATTTGTGACGACAATGACTTTGTTGACAAGCTACGCAAAGCCTTTGACGTTCCTCTTGTTAAACAAGCCTGTTAA
- a CDS encoding cell division protein ZapC: protein MIIKPDDRWRWYFDVEQQKLMLDLANGMVFRSRFPSKMLSESARQSASFTVDDAALYYGYDEQIRQIDMPSESRAELALNALIAHRFLKPLMPKSWYFEVNNNQINPYLSQVVEASLKEEGETALFLVTEVGAQACLCLLAQPQLTLFDRTLNFCDPIKIMNDRLSDYHKESEPGSFLYEKVI, encoded by the coding sequence GTGATAATAAAACCCGATGATCGCTGGCGTTGGTATTTTGATGTTGAGCAACAAAAATTAATGCTTGATTTAGCAAATGGTATGGTTTTTCGTTCCCGCTTTCCAAGCAAAATGTTGAGTGAGAGTGCTCGACAATCAGCATCTTTTACCGTCGATGATGCGGCTCTTTATTATGGATACGATGAGCAAATTCGACAAATAGATATGCCATCAGAATCAAGAGCTGAATTAGCTTTAAATGCATTAATAGCCCATCGCTTTTTAAAGCCGCTGATGCCTAAGAGTTGGTATTTTGAAGTTAACAATAATCAAATCAACCCTTATTTATCTCAAGTGGTAGAAGCTTCATTAAAAGAAGAAGGCGAAACAGCTCTTTTTTTAGTGACTGAAGTGGGGGCTCAAGCTTGTTTATGTTTATTAGCTCAACCGCAGTTAACATTATTTGATAGAACACTTAATTTTTGTGACCCAATAAAAATTATGAATGACAGGTTAAGCGATTATCATAAAGAGTCAGAGCCAGGATCATTTTTGTACGAGAAAGTTATTTAA
- the pyrD gene encoding quinone-dependent dihydroorotate dehydrogenase has product MYYSLVRKALFRLDPERAHDFTFRQLKRLSHSPFQFLIQQSLPSKPVSCMGLSFKNPLGLAAGLDKNGDCIDALGAMGFGFIEVGTVTPRPQVGNDKPRLFRLVEAEGLINRMGFNNLGVDNLIENVKQSRYGGVLGINIGKNKDTPVEQGKDDYLICMEKVYAHAGYIAINISSPNTPGLRTLQYGEALDDLLSAIKNKQLELQGKYQKYVPVAVKIAPDLTHEELIQVADSLVRHHIDGVIATNTTLDKSLVSGLDHCNEAGGLSGRPVQSKSTQIIRQLNEELKGTLPIIGVGGIDSLTAAREKMDAGASLIQVYSGFIYQGPALIKSIINHI; this is encoded by the coding sequence ATGTATTATTCCTTAGTAAGGAAGGCATTGTTTCGGCTAGATCCTGAACGTGCCCATGATTTTACCTTCCGTCAGTTAAAACGTTTATCTCATTCCCCATTTCAATTTCTTATTCAGCAGTCACTTCCTTCAAAACCCGTTTCCTGTATGGGACTCTCATTTAAAAATCCACTTGGTCTTGCTGCCGGTCTTGATAAGAACGGTGATTGTATAGATGCATTGGGTGCAATGGGATTTGGTTTTATTGAAGTAGGTACAGTGACGCCACGTCCTCAAGTGGGAAATGATAAACCTCGTTTATTCCGCTTAGTGGAAGCTGAAGGCTTAATTAACCGAATGGGCTTTAATAACCTTGGCGTCGATAACTTAATTGAAAATGTAAAACAATCTCGTTATGGTGGCGTACTGGGTATTAATATCGGCAAAAATAAAGATACCCCAGTAGAGCAAGGTAAAGATGATTATCTGATTTGTATGGAAAAAGTCTATGCTCATGCCGGTTATATCGCAATCAATATCTCATCACCAAATACCCCCGGTTTGCGTACTCTACAATACGGTGAAGCATTAGACGATCTACTATCAGCAATTAAAAATAAACAATTAGAGTTGCAGGGAAAATATCAAAAATATGTTCCTGTCGCTGTTAAAATTGCACCTGATTTAACACATGAAGAATTAATTCAAGTTGCAGATAGCTTAGTCCGTCATCATATTGATGGTGTTATTGCGACAAATACCACATTAGATAAATCATTAGTTAGTGGGTTAGATCACTGTAATGAAGCTGGGGGATTAAGTGGTCGCCCGGTACAATCAAAAAGTACACAAATAATTCGTCAATTAAATGAAGAATTAAAAGGTACATTACCTATTATTGGTGTAGGTGGAATTGATTCATTAACAGCAGCAAGAGAAAAAATGGACGCTGGCGCTTCTCTTATTCAAGTCTATTCAGGATTCATTTATCAAGGTCCTGCACTTATCAAATCTATAATTAATCATATCTAA